The following proteins are co-located in the Diaphorobacter sp. HDW4B genome:
- a CDS encoding ABC transporter permease, producing MGSLGLFMRLAGASISGQARYPASAIMLTFGQFLVTGIEVVAVWALFHRFGDVQGWRIGEVALFYGMVNCMFALADMLGRGFDVLGTEFLRTGAFDRLLLRPRSVALQLMGHDVRVSRMGRFLQGLVVIGYATVQMGVAWTPANIALALFAIAGGVALFLGILVLQGTLSFWTVQSLEVANVLTYGGVEAAQYPLAIYARWFRYILTFAVPLAAVAYYPVLSILGKADPLGAPAWVGCVSPLAGLVFLALSLWVWRFGLRHYASTGS from the coding sequence ATGGGATCGCTGGGTCTGTTCATGCGTTTGGCCGGTGCATCGATCAGCGGCCAGGCGCGCTATCCCGCGTCGGCCATCATGCTGACGTTCGGGCAGTTTCTCGTCACCGGAATCGAAGTGGTGGCGGTGTGGGCGCTGTTCCATCGCTTTGGCGATGTGCAGGGCTGGCGCATTGGCGAGGTGGCGTTGTTCTATGGCATGGTCAATTGCATGTTCGCGCTGGCCGACATGCTGGGGCGCGGCTTCGATGTGCTGGGCACGGAGTTTCTGCGCACTGGCGCGTTCGACCGACTGCTGCTGCGCCCGCGCTCGGTGGCCTTGCAACTGATGGGGCACGACGTGCGCGTCAGCCGCATGGGGCGTTTTCTGCAAGGACTGGTCGTGATCGGCTATGCGACGGTGCAGATGGGCGTTGCGTGGACGCCTGCGAACATCGCGCTCGCACTGTTTGCCATCGCGGGCGGCGTCGCGTTGTTTCTCGGCATTCTGGTGCTGCAGGGCACGCTGTCGTTCTGGACCGTGCAAAGCCTGGAAGTGGCGAATGTGTTGACCTACGGCGGCGTCGAAGCCGCGCAGTATCCGCTGGCGATCTATGCGCGCTGGTTCCGCTACATCCTGACCTTCGCCGTGCCGCTGGCGGCTGTGGCGTACTACCCGGTGCTGTCGATTCTGGGCAAGGCCGATCCGCTGGGTGCACCTGCTTGGGTGGGCTGCGTGTCGCCGCTCGCGGGATTGGTGTTTCTGGCGTTGTCGCTCTGGGTTTGGCGATTCGGGCTGCGGCACTATGCGTCCACGGGGAGTTGA
- a CDS encoding autotransporter assembly complex family protein, with product MFSKKEDANGDPSAATATSGKPAFTLEVDAPKEVRELLEKHLELKRFQYQGDLQRRELTRLLGATDANVRDLIGTLGYFSPTVTVELKDTPDSTEAPRQVKVNVDPGPATTIAQSEVRFSGVSANAPDGLEQRQSIQRNWPLKNGERFSQSVWSSAKSGGLKELQARRYPTARIDSSLADVDADKNEAKVSVTYDPGAAYKFGPLAIEGTERYDAIGLARIARLPEGQVYDQAVMLDTQQRLVSSGYFDSVFLTLADTPQAAPEDSAQKIDDARAAQGAEVTSPVTAKVREAKLQKWVFGVGLSTDTGPRLSIDHIHNRVPGLGWRAVSKIQLDRKNPLISTQLTALPGEDYWRNFVGAKFEREPVGDFDVNSAQLRAGRTKSAEHIDRTYYLQYDWAKTQGAGAPPASSSLLANYGWTGRYFDSLLSPRSGYGFAWEAGVGTTLTPQRTPFTRLTGRWLTLMPIGKLDEETQRRSRLQLRAWGGAITAKKDAELPMTLMFLAGGDNSIRGYGYQSIGAKTDNGKVIGGRYLAAGSVEWQRPISIRGNTQDFEQAVFIDAGAVGDDANKLYARVGVGTGIRWRSPVGPLQADIAYGLQEQQLRLHLRLGFTF from the coding sequence ATGTTCTCGAAAAAGGAGGACGCCAACGGCGATCCTTCAGCGGCCACCGCCACCAGCGGCAAGCCCGCCTTCACGCTCGAAGTCGACGCACCCAAGGAAGTGCGCGAACTGCTCGAAAAGCATCTCGAACTCAAGCGCTTTCAATACCAGGGCGACCTGCAGCGGCGCGAACTCACGCGCCTGCTCGGTGCCACCGACGCCAATGTGCGCGACCTGATCGGCACGCTCGGCTACTTCAGCCCCACGGTCACGGTCGAGTTGAAGGACACGCCCGACTCCACGGAAGCACCGCGTCAGGTGAAGGTGAACGTCGATCCCGGCCCCGCCACCACCATTGCGCAAAGCGAAGTCCGCTTCAGCGGCGTGAGCGCCAATGCGCCCGACGGACTGGAGCAGCGCCAAAGCATCCAGCGCAACTGGCCGCTCAAGAACGGCGAGCGCTTTTCGCAGTCCGTCTGGAGCAGCGCCAAGAGCGGCGGACTCAAGGAACTGCAGGCACGCCGCTATCCCACGGCCCGCATCGACAGCAGTCTGGCCGATGTCGACGCAGACAAGAACGAAGCCAAGGTCAGCGTCACCTACGACCCCGGCGCGGCCTACAAATTCGGCCCGCTCGCCATCGAAGGCACCGAGCGCTACGACGCCATCGGCCTCGCGCGCATCGCCCGCCTGCCCGAAGGACAGGTCTACGACCAGGCCGTGATGCTCGACACGCAGCAACGCTTGGTGAGCAGCGGCTATTTCGACTCGGTGTTCCTCACGCTGGCCGACACGCCGCAGGCCGCGCCCGAAGATTCGGCGCAAAAGATCGATGACGCGCGCGCCGCGCAAGGCGCGGAAGTCACATCGCCCGTCACCGCCAAGGTGCGCGAAGCCAAGCTGCAGAAATGGGTGTTCGGCGTGGGCCTGAGCACCGATACCGGGCCGCGCCTGTCGATTGACCACATCCACAACCGCGTGCCCGGCCTCGGCTGGCGCGCGGTCAGCAAGATCCAGCTCGATCGCAAGAACCCGCTGATCTCCACCCAGCTCACCGCCCTGCCGGGCGAGGACTACTGGCGCAACTTCGTCGGAGCCAAGTTCGAGCGCGAGCCGGTCGGTGATTTCGACGTGAACAGCGCCCAGTTGCGCGCCGGTCGCACCAAGTCCGCAGAGCACATCGACCGCACCTACTATCTGCAATACGACTGGGCCAAGACACAGGGCGCGGGCGCTCCGCCCGCCAGTTCCTCGCTGCTGGCCAACTACGGCTGGACGGGTCGCTATTTCGACAGCCTGCTCTCGCCGCGCTCGGGCTACGGCTTTGCGTGGGAGGCCGGCGTCGGCACCACGCTCACGCCGCAGCGCACGCCATTCACACGCCTGACCGGGCGCTGGCTCACGCTCATGCCCATCGGCAAGCTCGACGAAGAAACCCAGCGCCGCAGCCGCCTGCAGTTGCGCGCATGGGGTGGCGCGATCACCGCCAAGAAAGACGCCGAACTGCCGATGACGCTGATGTTCCTGGCCGGTGGCGACAACTCGATTCGCGGCTACGGCTACCAGTCCATCGGTGCCAAGACCGACAACGGCAAGGTCATCGGCGGGCGCTACCTCGCGGCGGGCAGCGTCGAGTGGCAACGCCCGATCTCCATTCGCGGCAACACGCAGGACTTCGAGCAGGCGGTCTTCATCGACGCCGGCGCGGTCGGCGATGACGCCAACAAACTCTATGCACGCGTCGGTGTCGGCACCGGCATCCGCTGGCGCAGCCCCGTTGGCCCCTTGCAGGCGGACATCGCCTACGGTCTGCAGGAGCAACAACTGCGCCTGCATCTGCGTCTCGGCTTCACGTTCTGA
- a CDS encoding helix-turn-helix transcriptional regulator, which yields MRDQLELQKRLTTQLYEGVLTDDGWKDALHTISEFTDSPQASIIVLDTRRKTLAVNETFGMPHETAEAYNAYYNQLDEGNAFIDTTPWGGWYLDKRDFSERAIQKSAFYQDFMLRHEMSTTLCNRMFAMGSSEAYLSMQRRPGQKEYTGRELTTFSKIIPHVQNAVRIRLHMQSLSERAGLSSMVLDHLQVPLLVLDEFGHILLSNAACEQLMRQQPCLTLRNGCLQPAGLRPGHFNQMLENACGRQGPAIASGALLPSVAGQHALQLLMLPLPTKLQAFNTWSRPLALLVLNTPNASHGDPYVLLQQIYGLTPAETRVALSLCQGDIPKEIALRNGVSVDTVRFQLKTVFAKTGVNRQTDLIRLLAPMKLFEHTT from the coding sequence ATGCGGGATCAGCTTGAATTGCAGAAACGACTGACGACTCAGCTCTACGAAGGAGTGCTGACGGACGACGGCTGGAAGGACGCTCTGCACACCATTTCCGAGTTCACCGACAGCCCGCAGGCCTCCATCATCGTGCTCGACACTCGCCGCAAGACACTGGCCGTCAACGAAACCTTCGGCATGCCTCATGAGACGGCCGAAGCCTACAACGCCTACTACAACCAACTCGACGAAGGCAACGCCTTCATCGACACGACTCCGTGGGGCGGCTGGTATCTGGACAAACGGGATTTCAGCGAACGTGCGATACAGAAAAGCGCGTTCTATCAGGACTTCATGTTGCGCCACGAGATGTCCACCACGCTGTGCAACCGCATGTTCGCCATGGGCTCGTCCGAGGCCTATCTGTCCATGCAACGACGACCGGGACAGAAGGAGTACACGGGCAGAGAACTCACCACTTTCAGCAAGATCATTCCGCATGTGCAGAACGCCGTGCGCATCCGCCTGCACATGCAGAGCCTGAGCGAACGCGCAGGTCTCTCATCCATGGTCCTCGACCACCTGCAGGTCCCGTTGCTGGTGCTGGACGAGTTTGGGCACATCCTCCTGAGCAACGCCGCCTGCGAGCAATTGATGCGCCAGCAACCATGCCTGACCCTCAGAAACGGTTGCCTGCAACCCGCAGGACTGAGACCCGGCCATTTCAACCAGATGCTGGAAAACGCCTGCGGCAGACAGGGCCCTGCCATCGCCAGCGGAGCACTGCTGCCCAGCGTGGCCGGACAACATGCACTCCAGTTGCTGATGCTTCCCTTGCCGACCAAGCTCCAGGCCTTCAACACCTGGTCACGACCGTTGGCCTTGCTCGTGCTGAACACACCCAATGCCTCGCATGGCGACCCGTACGTTCTGCTGCAACAGATCTACGGGCTGACTCCCGCGGAGACGCGCGTCGCACTGTCCCTGTGCCAAGGCGACATTCCCAAAGAGATCGCATTGCGCAATGGCGTCAGCGTGGACACCGTCCGCTTTCAACTCAAGACCGTCTTCGCGAAAACCGGCGTCAACAGACAGACGGACCTGATCCGATTGCTGGCGCCCATGAAGCTCTTCGAGCACACCACGTAA
- a CDS encoding ATP-binding cassette domain-containing protein, which produces MPQIVVDQLRKTYRIHERDPGVAGALKAMLRPRHRTVQALDGVSFALERGELLGFIGPNGAGKSTTIKILSGILRPDGGTVRIDGRDPFEDRERHVARIGVVFGQRTQLWWDLPVGDGFDLLRDIYRVDPQRFARTRDELVALLKLDKLLDQPVRQLSLGQRMRAEIAAALLHEPEILFLDEPTIGLDAPSKLAVREFVLRANRERGTTVLLTTHDMHDIEALAERVIVIGHGRVLADCAVDALRAQVEDARRAEDGLPADADDKGLTIEAVIARFYAMHGAAEA; this is translated from the coding sequence ATGCCCCAAATCGTCGTTGATCAGTTGCGCAAGACCTATCGTATTCATGAGCGTGATCCCGGTGTGGCGGGGGCGCTCAAGGCGATGCTGCGCCCCCGTCATCGCACGGTGCAGGCGCTCGATGGGGTGTCGTTTGCGCTGGAGCGTGGCGAGTTGTTGGGCTTCATCGGACCGAATGGGGCGGGCAAGTCCACGACCATCAAGATTTTGTCGGGCATTCTGCGGCCTGATGGCGGGACGGTGCGCATCGATGGGCGCGATCCGTTCGAGGACCGCGAGCGGCATGTGGCGCGCATTGGTGTGGTGTTCGGGCAGCGCACGCAGCTGTGGTGGGATCTGCCGGTGGGCGATGGCTTCGATCTGCTGCGCGACATCTACCGTGTCGATCCGCAGCGTTTTGCACGCACGCGCGATGAACTGGTGGCCTTGCTCAAATTGGACAAGCTGCTCGATCAGCCGGTGCGCCAGTTGTCGCTGGGGCAGCGCATGCGTGCGGAGATCGCGGCGGCGCTCTTGCACGAGCCCGAGATTCTGTTTTTGGATGAGCCGACGATCGGGCTCGACGCGCCTTCCAAGTTGGCGGTGCGCGAGTTCGTGCTGCGTGCCAATCGCGAACGTGGCACGACGGTGCTGCTCACCACGCATGACATGCACGACATCGAGGCCTTGGCCGAGCGCGTGATCGTGATCGGGCACGGCCGTGTGCTGGCGGATTGTGCTGTGGATGCGCTGCGTGCGCAGGTCGAGGATGCGCGCCGTGCGGAGGATGGCCTTCCTGCCGATGCCGACGACAAGGGCCTGACCATCGAAGCCGTGATCGCGCGCTTTTACGCCATGCATGGCGCAGCGGAGGCCTGA
- a CDS encoding ABC-2 family transporter protein, whose translation MSWNDLARPYVAAFASRFLQMLQYRTAAWAGFATQCWWGGIKVMVLAAFYGGASAVVDAPMSLQHAITYTWLAQGLLALLPWMGDPEVAQAVRTGSIAYDRLRPVDAYVLWFVRTTGWIAARVLPRLALMLAFAGVILPLAGQGQWGWQLPASVAALAGFIVSMLLALLLSAALVMLLNIAVVSALNERGINTLAVPVVIVLSGNLLPLTLLPDAWQTFLLIQPLAGVIDIPARIYFGQMAGLNVLAGMALQMLWIVLLVAFGRAVLARTMRRLEVQGG comes from the coding sequence ATGAGCTGGAACGATCTCGCACGGCCTTATGTGGCTGCATTCGCATCACGTTTTCTGCAGATGCTGCAGTACCGAACGGCTGCGTGGGCGGGTTTTGCAACGCAGTGCTGGTGGGGAGGCATCAAGGTCATGGTGCTGGCAGCGTTCTATGGCGGTGCGAGCGCGGTGGTGGATGCGCCGATGTCGCTGCAGCATGCGATCACCTACACGTGGCTGGCGCAGGGGCTGCTTGCATTGCTGCCGTGGATGGGCGACCCCGAGGTGGCGCAGGCGGTTCGCACCGGATCGATTGCGTATGACCGGCTGCGTCCGGTTGATGCCTATGTGCTCTGGTTTGTGCGCACGACAGGGTGGATTGCCGCGCGTGTGCTGCCGCGTCTGGCGTTGATGCTGGCGTTTGCCGGTGTGATCCTACCGCTCGCAGGACAGGGGCAATGGGGCTGGCAATTGCCTGCGAGCGTGGCTGCGTTGGCGGGATTCATCGTGTCGATGCTGCTCGCTTTGCTGTTGTCTGCGGCGCTGGTCATGCTGCTCAACATCGCGGTGGTTTCTGCGCTCAACGAACGCGGCATCAACACGCTGGCCGTGCCGGTGGTGATCGTGCTGTCAGGCAATCTGCTGCCGCTCACTTTGCTGCCCGATGCGTGGCAGACGTTTTTGCTGATCCAGCCACTGGCGGGCGTGATCGACATTCCGGCGCGCATCTATTTTGGTCAAATGGCAGGCTTGAATGTGCTGGCCGGAATGGCGCTGCAGATGCTGTGGATTGTGCTGCTGGTCGCCTTCGGTCGCGCGGTACTGGCGCGCACCATGCGCCGTCTGGAAGTGCAGGGCGGGTGA
- a CDS encoding YoaK family protein, with product MRRIRYLTNRHRAPSTNVALAILLAFNAGALNAGGFLVLHMYTSHMSGFASQFADGLALKDRGVVLSAMGAILSFVVGAAVCSILVAASRRLKLYSVYALPLMLEALLMLLFGLMGSVLLTWVTPFAVPLTVVLLAFIMGLQNAVGSKTSAGNLRTTHMTGNITDFGMELGKLIFLKQGDHESSTRWTQNIRRMKIHAGLIGAFVLGGVWGALGFKQFGFACVMPLAAILLCLSIPPFWRDAKVLQEHICKALR from the coding sequence GTGCGCAGAATTCGCTATCTGACCAACCGTCACCGAGCTCCATCCACAAATGTCGCTCTGGCTATACTTCTTGCGTTCAATGCAGGAGCGTTGAACGCGGGAGGGTTTTTGGTACTGCACATGTATACCTCGCACATGTCTGGATTTGCATCTCAATTTGCTGATGGACTTGCGCTCAAAGACAGGGGCGTTGTGTTGAGTGCAATGGGTGCCATCTTGTCTTTCGTGGTCGGTGCTGCCGTGTGTTCAATACTGGTGGCCGCGAGTCGCAGGCTGAAGCTCTACAGCGTTTATGCGCTACCGCTTATGCTCGAGGCTCTGTTAATGCTTCTGTTTGGTTTGATGGGCTCCGTGTTATTGACATGGGTTACACCATTTGCAGTGCCGCTTACCGTCGTTCTGCTTGCTTTCATCATGGGGCTTCAGAATGCTGTTGGCTCCAAGACTTCTGCTGGAAACCTTCGCACCACTCACATGACAGGCAACATCACAGATTTTGGAATGGAGTTGGGCAAACTGATCTTCTTAAAGCAAGGTGATCACGAATCTTCCACCCGTTGGACACAAAACATAAGACGTATGAAGATCCACGCAGGTCTGATTGGAGCGTTCGTCCTTGGCGGTGTTTGGGGTGCCTTGGGATTTAAGCAGTTTGGATTCGCATGTGTTATGCCCCTTGCCGCAATTCTGCTTTGTCTCTCTATTCCGCCGTTTTGGAGGGATGCCAAAGTCCTACAAGAGCATATCTGCAAAGCTCTTCGCTGA
- a CDS encoding translocation/assembly module TamB domain-containing protein, producing the protein MVESAINDSAQVPESNPSSPAPKTPGKKPRRWLRGIGWLLLALVLMIVAALGSAWWWTGRDDSLANALQRAARFLPEGQSLEAREVTGSVRGGGKIGALKWQSPTMSVQVQNAEIGWSLQPLLERTLKLGVLHIGELRIKSTPDPDAPKEPTQPLEQLTLPIKIEVPFQVDRIIWEGPPEATVDGLTGHYAYDGDHHQLAVNEVRYADGTYKAHIQLQGASPMELRADLKGDLQVPNPMAKDHSTIAVGAQVQATGTLATEAAQIDVKALAVAAPQSHSGKKPAAEPMHADVQASIKPWQSMPLHTALASLKNVDVAAFWPEGPRTLLSGDLKAGPMAEGNAPATGEQWALQAQFNNAMRGAWDKQRLPLDAVTADVLYTGKQWQIKQAHIDVAKGRIAANGYFEPETKVFEGNAKVEQLNPADLYSTLDAAPLQGTLSAKADAAQTVAFEADLKAAGPAPRAGSKALRIQTLAAKGEWQQPVLTLSNVKVEALQAAINASAVKYHVDQQDAQVKLKAEVPGAVLQADGQISPKTGKGNANLQLGSASTLIAWANTLPGVKDPLAGAKLDGKAQLQLDWNGGWGNILKRLQTATGQPLPDSGLQLKADLRGEQLRYLPANTPADQAIVVPKLALNLQGSPEKADITLQTSAQMAAQGVQLDTALQAGLATERGSAAMDWNATIQRLQAELNPGKDKPGPWNVKLQSANPLRITQQTGSTRGNKVVLSTSYSATAGGLQITPPVLKQRRANAAPLQPVTLAWDNTTATKGGDGNWALRSAGRVQGIPISWVDAFSMGEGEPPLEAAGLSGDLSFNGKWDIDTTGPELKALLTVERAAGDLRLAIDGEGEGTTVIRTSGPSVGNKTTTRKVDGAGMRARIKDVRLDVRAQGSNVNAKLLWDSERAGQATADLNTQLTQQDGQWTLAEKAPLSGTVHAKMPDIGIWALFAPPGWRVRGTLQADATISGDRSNPQWQGNITADDLSVLSVLDGIDLQQGVLRAKLQGTRLDITELRIKGGKGSSARILGYSGNLTNAPADGGELTGSGFAHWIAPAGEGQSGNFVMDLQAKADKLQVLVRADRQVSISGTLGAKLDNGQFTLRGDLTTDRATIILPEESAPSLDKDVVVHTAASRKAAEEEARKQKIATEKANAKAETRKLPDILVKLNLGRDFALQGFGITTRLQGELEIKGATVAGGAPRITGEINTEQGRYRAWGQSLDVESGLIRFNGPYNNPSLDILAIRPNITQRAGVQVLGSAMAPRVSLYSDPDLPDAEKLSWVVMGRDPALGGASSAVLQQAALALLAGGNSGSGKIAGSLGLDEVGFRGPSDGSDASGAALTMGKRLSEKLYVTYEQSLSGAMGTIYIFYDLARNLTVRGQTGVTSAVDLIYTIKKD; encoded by the coding sequence ATGGTGGAATCTGCAATCAACGATTCGGCGCAAGTGCCCGAATCCAATCCCTCGTCCCCGGCGCCAAAAACGCCGGGCAAAAAGCCGCGCCGCTGGCTGCGCGGCATCGGCTGGTTGCTGCTCGCACTCGTGCTGATGATCGTTGCCGCGCTGGGCTCCGCATGGTGGTGGACCGGCCGCGACGATTCTCTCGCCAACGCGCTGCAACGCGCCGCACGTTTTCTGCCCGAAGGCCAGAGTCTCGAAGCCCGCGAAGTCACCGGCTCGGTACGCGGCGGCGGCAAGATCGGCGCACTCAAATGGCAAAGCCCGACCATGAGCGTGCAGGTGCAGAACGCCGAGATCGGCTGGAGCCTGCAACCGCTGCTGGAGCGCACCTTGAAGCTCGGCGTGCTGCACATCGGCGAGTTGCGCATCAAGAGCACGCCCGATCCCGACGCCCCCAAGGAGCCGACCCAACCGCTCGAACAACTCACGCTGCCGATCAAGATCGAGGTGCCTTTCCAGGTCGATCGCATCATCTGGGAAGGCCCGCCCGAAGCCACCGTCGATGGTCTGACAGGCCACTACGCCTACGACGGTGATCATCACCAGCTCGCGGTGAACGAAGTGCGCTATGCCGACGGCACGTACAAAGCCCACATCCAACTGCAGGGCGCAAGCCCGATGGAATTGAGGGCCGACCTCAAGGGCGATCTGCAGGTGCCCAACCCGATGGCCAAGGACCACTCCACCATCGCCGTGGGCGCGCAGGTGCAGGCCACCGGCACGCTCGCCACCGAGGCCGCTCAGATCGACGTGAAGGCGCTCGCGGTCGCTGCGCCGCAAAGCCATTCCGGCAAGAAGCCCGCCGCCGAGCCCATGCATGCCGATGTGCAAGCCAGCATCAAGCCATGGCAATCGATGCCGCTGCACACCGCGCTCGCATCGCTCAAGAACGTGGACGTGGCGGCCTTCTGGCCCGAAGGCCCGCGCACCCTGCTGAGCGGCGACCTCAAGGCAGGTCCCATGGCCGAAGGCAATGCGCCCGCCACCGGCGAGCAATGGGCTCTGCAGGCCCAGTTCAACAACGCCATGCGCGGCGCGTGGGACAAGCAACGCCTGCCGCTCGACGCCGTCACCGCCGATGTGCTCTACACCGGCAAGCAGTGGCAGATCAAGCAGGCGCACATCGACGTGGCCAAGGGCCGCATCGCCGCCAACGGTTATTTCGAGCCCGAGACCAAGGTGTTCGAGGGCAACGCCAAGGTCGAGCAACTGAACCCCGCCGATCTCTACAGCACGCTCGATGCCGCGCCGCTGCAAGGCACGCTGAGCGCCAAGGCCGACGCCGCCCAGACGGTGGCATTCGAAGCCGATCTCAAGGCCGCAGGTCCCGCGCCGCGCGCAGGCAGCAAAGCGCTGCGCATCCAGACGCTCGCCGCCAAGGGCGAATGGCAGCAGCCCGTGCTCACGCTCTCGAACGTGAAGGTCGAAGCACTGCAAGCCGCCATCAACGCTAGCGCCGTGAAGTACCACGTCGACCAGCAGGACGCGCAGGTCAAGCTCAAGGCCGAAGTGCCCGGCGCAGTGCTGCAGGCCGATGGCCAGATCAGCCCCAAGACCGGCAAGGGCAATGCGAATCTGCAGCTCGGCTCCGCGTCCACGCTCATTGCGTGGGCCAACACCCTGCCCGGCGTGAAAGACCCGCTCGCGGGCGCAAAGCTCGATGGCAAGGCGCAACTGCAGCTCGACTGGAATGGCGGCTGGGGCAACATCCTCAAGCGCCTGCAGACCGCCACCGGCCAGCCCCTGCCCGACAGCGGCCTGCAGCTCAAGGCCGATCTGCGCGGCGAGCAACTGCGCTATCTGCCCGCCAACACGCCCGCCGATCAGGCCATCGTCGTTCCCAAGCTCGCGCTCAACCTGCAAGGCAGCCCCGAAAAGGCCGACATCACCTTGCAGACCAGCGCTCAAATGGCTGCACAAGGTGTACAGCTCGATACCGCGCTGCAAGCAGGTCTCGCCACCGAACGCGGCTCGGCCGCCATGGACTGGAACGCCACCATCCAGCGCCTGCAGGCCGAGCTCAATCCCGGCAAGGACAAGCCCGGCCCATGGAACGTGAAGCTGCAATCGGCCAACCCGCTTCGCATCACCCAGCAGACCGGCAGCACACGCGGCAACAAGGTCGTGCTCTCGACCAGCTACTCAGCCACCGCAGGCGGTCTGCAGATCACACCGCCGGTGCTCAAGCAACGCCGCGCCAACGCTGCACCGCTGCAGCCCGTGACGCTTGCGTGGGACAACACCACCGCCACCAAGGGCGGCGACGGCAACTGGGCGCTGCGCAGCGCCGGACGCGTGCAGGGCATTCCGATCAGTTGGGTCGATGCGTTCAGCATGGGCGAAGGCGAACCGCCGCTGGAAGCCGCAGGCCTGAGCGGCGATCTGAGCTTCAACGGCAAGTGGGACATCGACACCACCGGCCCCGAACTCAAGGCGCTCTTGACCGTCGAGCGCGCTGCGGGCGACCTGCGATTGGCCATCGACGGCGAGGGTGAAGGCACGACCGTGATCCGCACGAGCGGCCCCAGCGTTGGCAACAAGACCACTACGCGCAAGGTCGATGGCGCAGGCATGCGCGCGCGCATCAAGGACGTGCGACTCGACGTGCGAGCGCAAGGCAGCAACGTCAACGCCAAGCTGCTGTGGGACAGCGAACGCGCCGGTCAGGCCACCGCCGATCTCAACACGCAGCTCACGCAGCAAGATGGCCAATGGACGCTCGCCGAGAAAGCACCGCTGTCCGGCACCGTCCACGCCAAGATGCCCGACATCGGCATCTGGGCGCTGTTCGCTCCGCCCGGCTGGCGCGTGCGCGGCACATTGCAGGCCGACGCCACCATCAGCGGCGACCGCTCCAATCCGCAGTGGCAAGGCAACATCACCGCCGATGACCTGAGCGTGCTCTCGGTGCTCGACGGCATCGACCTGCAGCAAGGCGTGCTGCGCGCCAAGCTGCAAGGCACGCGCCTCGACATCACCGAGCTGCGCATCAAGGGCGGCAAAGGCAGCAGCGCGCGCATTCTGGGCTACAGCGGCAACCTCACCAACGCACCCGCCGATGGTGGCGAACTCACCGGCAGCGGCTTTGCACACTGGATTGCTCCGGCAGGCGAAGGCCAGTCAGGCAACTTCGTGATGGACCTGCAGGCCAAGGCCGACAAGCTGCAGGTGCTGGTGCGCGCGGATCGACAGGTCAGCATCTCCGGCACGCTGGGTGCCAAGCTCGACAACGGCCAGTTCACGCTGCGCGGCGATCTCACCACCGACCGCGCCACCATCATCCTGCCCGAAGAGTCCGCACCGTCGCTCGACAAGGACGTGGTGGTGCACACCGCCGCATCGCGCAAGGCCGCCGAGGAAGAAGCGCGCAAGCAGAAGATCGCCACCGAAAAAGCCAACGCCAAGGCCGAGACCCGCAAGCTGCCCGACATCCTCGTCAAGCTGAACCTGGGCCGCGACTTCGCGCTGCAGGGCTTCGGCATCACCACGCGCCTGCAGGGCGAGCTGGAGATCAAGGGCGCAACGGTGGCCGGCGGAGCGCCGCGCATCACCGGAGAAATCAACACCGAGCAAGGCCGCTACCGCGCATGGGGCCAGTCTCTCGATGTCGAATCCGGTCTGATCCGCTTCAACGGCCCGTACAACAACCCGTCGCTGGACATCCTCGCGATCCGCCCCAACATCACCCAGCGCGCGGGTGTGCAAGTGCTCGGCTCGGCCATGGCTCCGCGCGTGAGTCTGTACTCCGACCCCGACCTGCCCGACGCCGAAAAGCTCTCCTGGGTGGTCATGGGCCGCGACCCTGCCTTGGGCGGAGCCAGCAGCGCCGTGCTCCAGCAGGCAGCGCTCGCGCTCCTGGCCGGTGGCAACAGCGGCAGCGGCAAGATCGCAGGCAGCCTGGGACTGGATGAAGTCGGTTTCCGGGGCCCAAGCGATGGCTCCGACGCCTCGGGTGCTGCGCTCACCATGGGCAAGCGGCTTTCGGAAAAGCTCTACGTGACCTATGAGCAAAGCCTCTCGGGCGCGATGGGCACGATCTACATCTTCTACGACCTCGCCCGCAACCTGACAGTGCGCGGCCAAACCGGCGTGACCAGCGCGGTCGATCTGATCTACACGATCAAGAAAGACTGA